A genomic window from Salmo salar chromosome ssa23, Ssal_v3.1, whole genome shotgun sequence includes:
- the LOC106584278 gene encoding peroxiredoxin-6 isoform X1, with translation MPGILLGDVFPNFEAETTIGKIKFHDFLGNSWGILFSHPRDFTPVCTTELACAAKISNEFKKRNVKMIALSIDSVADHLAWSKVCLPFSLHPLPMWFKCREHIPVHCITTIWTASLKQDVMAFNSDGADSPLPFPIIADDKRELSVQLGMLDPDELDKDGIPLTARCVFVIGPDKKMKLSILYPATTGRNFDELLRAIDSLQLTALKKVATPVDWKPGEKCMVIPSLSDAEAAELFPNGVTTKELPSGKKYLRYTQP, from the exons ATGCCTGGGATACTTCTAGGAGACGTGTTCCCTAACTTTGAAGCTGAGACAACCATCGGCAAGATCAAATTCCATGACTTTTTAGGAAACTC atggGGAATCCTGTTCTCCCACCCCCGGGACTTTACTCCAGTATGTACCACAGAGCTGGCCTGTGCTGCCAAGATCAGCAATGAGTTCAAGAAACGCAACGTCAAGATGATCGCGCTGTCCATCGACAGCGTGGCCGACCACCTTGCCTGGAGCAAGGTCTGCCTTCCCTTCTCTCTGCATCCATTGCCTATGTGGTTCAAATGTAGAGAGCACATTCCCGTACATTGCATAACTACCATATGGACGGCATCTCTCAAACAG gATGTGATGGCGTTTAACAGTGATGGTGCGGACTCTCCCCTGCCCTTCCCCATCATTGCTGATGATAAGAGGGAGCTTTCAGTTCAGCTGGGCATGCTGGACCCTGATGAGCTTGACAAGGATGGCATTCCCCTCACCGCACGCTGT GTGTTTGTGATTGGTCCAGATAAGAAGATGAAGCTTTCAATCTTGTACCCTGCCACCACTGGAAGGAACTTTGACGAGCTGCTCCGTGCCATCGACTCTCTGCAGCTCACCGCTCTTAAGAAGGTGGCCACACCTGTCGACtggaag ccTGGTGAGAAGTGTATGgttattccctctctctccgaTGCAGAGGCCGCTGAACTTTTCCCCAATGGCGTCACCACCAAAGAGCTGCCTTCTGGAAAGAAATACCTCCGCTACACACAGCCCTGA
- the LOC106584277 gene encoding phospholipid phosphatase 6, whose amino-acid sequence MPSPKTKNSANRSAGGSSGLSGSTNGNGRYEFMSLNRTPPPTLLQRQGSDPTAAARLRASESPTRRRGSGSSTSSNTGMPEEDCMRLNPSFIGIALSSLLAIDLWLSKRLGVCACEDSSWGSIRPLMKLIEISGHGIPWLVGTAYGLYKADSAAGQEVMLNLFMALILDLILVGIVKAVVRRRRPSHNRMDMFATFSVDRFSFPSGHATRAAMCARFLLAHLVLAAPLRVLVFLWSGLVGLSRVLLGRHNVTDVLFGFLMGYWQYNLVEMLWVSSLGLQGLLGLIQG is encoded by the exons ATGCCTTCTCCTAAAACCAAAAACAGTGCAAATCGCAGCGCAGGTGGAAGCTCAGGTCTCAGTGGCAGCACCAACGGCAACGGACGCTACGAGTTCATGTCGTTGAACCGAACCCCTCCACCCACTCTCCTCCAACGGCAGGGCTCCGACCCAACCGCTGCAGCCAGACTGCGGGCATCTGAGAGCCCTACCCGGCGAAGGGGCTCCgggtcctccacctcctccaacaCAGGCATGCCCGAAGAGGATTGTATGCGGCTCAACCCTTCATTTATCGGGATAGCCCTCAGCTCCCTCCTCGCCATAGACCTGTGGCTTTCCAAGCGGCTGGGGGTGTGTGCCTGTGAAGATTCCTCCTGGGGCAGCATTAGACCATTGATGAAACTTATAGAGATTTCTGGACATGGAATACCATGGCTGGTTGGGACAGCCTACGGCCTGTACAAGGCTGACAGTGCAGCAGGACAGGAGGTTATGCTAAACCTCTTCATGG CTCTCATTCTAGACCTGATCCTGGTTGGCATCGTGAAAGCTGTCGTCCGTCGGCGCCGCCCGTCCCACAACCGCATGGACATGTTCGCCACCTTCTCCGTGGACCGCTTCTCCTTCCCCTCGGGGCACGCCACCCGCGCAGCCATGTGTGCCCGCTTCTTGCTGGCCCACCTGGTCCTGGCCGCACCCCTCAGGGTGCTGGTGTTcttgtggtctggtctggtggggCTGAGCCGGGTACTGCTGGGCAGACACAACGTGACCGACGTGCTGTTTGGCTTCCTAATGGGCTACTGGCAGTACAACCTGGTGGAAATGCTCTGGGTGTCATCACTGGGCCTGCAGGGGCTGCTGGGACTCATCCAGgggtga
- the LOC106584278 gene encoding peroxiredoxin-6 isoform X2, with translation MPGILLGDVFPNFEAETTIGKIKFHDFLGNSWGILFSHPRDFTPVCTTELACAAKISNEFKKRNVKMIALSIDSVADHLAWSKDVMAFNSDGADSPLPFPIIADDKRELSVQLGMLDPDELDKDGIPLTARCVFVIGPDKKMKLSILYPATTGRNFDELLRAIDSLQLTALKKVATPVDWKPGEKCMVIPSLSDAEAAELFPNGVTTKELPSGKKYLRYTQP, from the exons ATGCCTGGGATACTTCTAGGAGACGTGTTCCCTAACTTTGAAGCTGAGACAACCATCGGCAAGATCAAATTCCATGACTTTTTAGGAAACTC atggGGAATCCTGTTCTCCCACCCCCGGGACTTTACTCCAGTATGTACCACAGAGCTGGCCTGTGCTGCCAAGATCAGCAATGAGTTCAAGAAACGCAACGTCAAGATGATCGCGCTGTCCATCGACAGCGTGGCCGACCACCTTGCCTGGAGCAAG gATGTGATGGCGTTTAACAGTGATGGTGCGGACTCTCCCCTGCCCTTCCCCATCATTGCTGATGATAAGAGGGAGCTTTCAGTTCAGCTGGGCATGCTGGACCCTGATGAGCTTGACAAGGATGGCATTCCCCTCACCGCACGCTGT GTGTTTGTGATTGGTCCAGATAAGAAGATGAAGCTTTCAATCTTGTACCCTGCCACCACTGGAAGGAACTTTGACGAGCTGCTCCGTGCCATCGACTCTCTGCAGCTCACCGCTCTTAAGAAGGTGGCCACACCTGTCGACtggaag ccTGGTGAGAAGTGTATGgttattccctctctctccgaTGCAGAGGCCGCTGAACTTTTCCCCAATGGCGTCACCACCAAAGAGCTGCCTTCTGGAAAGAAATACCTCCGCTACACACAGCCCTGA